A stretch of the Panulirus ornatus isolate Po-2019 chromosome 10, ASM3632096v1, whole genome shotgun sequence genome encodes the following:
- the LOC139750647 gene encoding aurora kinase B-B-like: MYGYFHCEKRVYLILEYARYGELYKVLCSQPNKRFSEHQAANYIVQLVSALKFLHFKKVIHRDIKPDNILIAADGLLKIADFGWSVHSPNERRTTLCGTLDYLPPEMIEGRKYDEKVDIWSLGVLCYEFICGKPSFEAASQSETFRRIARIDIRFPNFFSKEVQDLICKLLRYNPKERLSLDGIMEHPWIKRHYNPDVPPPNPCAK, from the coding sequence ATGTATGGATACTTCCATTGTGAGAAGCGAGTATATCTCATCTTGGAATATGCACGTTATGGAGAGCTATATAAAGTTTTGTGCTCTCAGCCCAACAAGCGCTTCAGTGAGCATCAGGCTGCAAATTACATAGTTCAGCTAGTTAGTGCACTGAAGTTTCTCCACTTCAAAAAGGTTATTCACCGTGACATCAAGCCAGATAATATTTTGATTGCAGCAGATGGTCTGTTGAAGATTGCAGACTTTGGTTGGTCAGTTCACTCACCAAATGAAAGGAGGACAACTCTTTGTGGCACCTTGGATTACTTACCACCTGAGATGATTGAAGGTCGAAAGTATGATGAGAAAGTTGACATTTGGTCCTTGGGAGTTTTGTGTTATGAATTTATTTGTGGAAAACCATCCTTTGAAGCTGCATCACAGTCAGAGACCTTCAGAAGGATTGCTAGAATTGATATAAGATTCCCTAATTTCTTCTCTAAAGAGGTTCAGGACTTGATATGCAAGCTACTGCGCTACAACCCTAAAGAGCGTCTAAGTCTAGATGGAATTATGGAGCATCCTTGGATCAAGAGGCACTACAACCCTGATGTCCCTCCTCCAAATCCTTGTGCCAAGTAG